Sequence from the Ereboglobus luteus genome:
ATCGGCACGGACTCGCCGTCGATCATGCGCTGGTCGGAAGCCGGCGGCGCGGGCGCAATGGAAATCTTCGACACCGAGGCGGGCGTCACCCGGCGCAATTCCACCTTCTGTTTCGTGAGCGACGAGAACAACCGCACCTGGGTGGCAGGCGGCGATTTTTTCGGCTGGTATGAGGACGGCGAACTGCATCGCTACGAAAAACAAAGCCCCCGCTCGGTCATGATAACCAAGGCGCGCGCCGGCGGGCTCTGGGTCGCGAGCCGCGACAACCTCGCGCGCTTCGACACGACACGCGGCACCTGGAATGTCGTGCTCTCCGGCAAGGACTGGCCCATGGCGCGCGCCGGGCTTCAGCATTTTTATGAAGGCAAGGACGGCGTGCTCTGGCTGGCAACCCGGCGCGACGGCGTGCTGCGCCTAATCGACGGACACCTGAAGCCCCTGGCGCTTCGATACGACCGCGTGCATGCCATCAACGAGGACATCAACAATGACATCTGGCTCGGCATCTACGCCGCCGGGCTCGTCCACCTGAAACCAAACCGCCACGTGATACTGAACAGCGACGCCGGCCTGCCCATGGACGTGAGCACATCGGTGAGCATTGACGAAACCGGCGCGCTTTGGTGCGCCAACCAGGCGGGCGGGCTCGTGCGTGTCGAGAACGGCGAAATCACCGTCATAAAAGCCCCCACCCGAAACATGCCCTTTGTCATCAATGTCTGCGCGGATCAGCGCGGCACCATCTGGGTCGGCACGGCGAGCGGCCTGTATTCAACACCCGTCAAGGCGGACGACGGACAGCGCGTCCTGCGTCACGTCAATCCGGCGCTGCGCGGCATCCAAACTCTCTTCTGCGATTCCAAGGGAAACCTCTGGCTGAGCTGGGCATCCTCAAAATTCGCCGTCATAAAAACGGCGTGGTGAACGAATTCACAGCGGAGGACGGCTTCCCTGGCTCGCGGGTGGCCAGCATCGCCGAGCGCAAGACACCGAAAGGCCGCGAAATATGGATGGCCTTGGAAAACGGCCGGCTCTTCCAAGTGCGCGAGGACGCGCCCGACGGCGAAAAAAAGTTCATCGCGCAATCACTCCCCCACGGCGCCCTCGACGCGCAATTGCACACGCTCTTTGTCGACTCCGAAAACAACCTCTGGCTCGGCACCACCAGCGGCCTCGTCCTCTGGCGAGAAGACACCCCGCGCCTCTTCACCCAGGACGACGGCCTGCCCGACAACATAATCAACCAGGTCATCGCAGACGGCTACGGACGCCTCTGGGTGAGCAGTCGCCGGGGCATTTTTCATGTATCCATAAAACAACTACTGGCCGCGGCGGACGCGCCCGGCTCCCCCGTCAACGCCACGCTCTTCGGGCGCGACGACAACCTTGAGGGAATCTCCGGCATGGTCGGCATCCAGCCCATGGCGTGGAAGCACCGCGACGGCAACCTGTGGTTTGTCACCTATCGCGGCGTTGTCGGTTTCGACGCCGTGCGCCCGCCCGAAACACCCAAGCCGCTTCCCGTTTACATCGACGGCATCCATATCGACGGAGCCCGCGTTCCCGTGCCCGGCAAGGGTTCAATTCATATCGGCCCGGGCGTCGGGCAGCTTGAGCTGCATTTCGCCGCGCTTGATTTCTCGAATCCCGGACGCGTGCGCGTGCGACGCATGCTCGAGGGCTTCGACATAGACTGGAACGACGCCACCGGCGAACTCCACTGCGCCTACCCCAACCTCCAGCCAGGACGCTACGTGTTCCGCGTCGAGGCGATCAACGGCGACGGCGGCGCGAGCCGCGCCGAAACCTCCCTCGTCATCATCGTCGCGGCCGCGTGGTGGCAGACCGTGTGGTTTCGCGCGATCCTTGCCTTCGCCTGCGTCGCGCTCGTCTCGTGGATCGCGCTCAAGGTTTCCAACCGCCTCCTCAAGCAACGGCTCCGCCGCCTCGAGCATGAGCACGCCCTGGAGCGCGAACGCACGCGCATCGCGCGCGACTTGCACGACGAGCTCGGCGGCCGTGTCACCAAAATCGGATACATCGCCGACAGCCTGCTCCGCGAGGACGAACCGACCCCGGTGAAGGAGCTCGCGCAAAACCTGGTCACCCAGTCGCACTACCTTGTGGAGGATCTTCACGGCGTTGTTTGGACTGTAAACCCGCAAAATGATTCCTGGCAGCAGCTCGCCGCATACATAGTGCGCTATGCCCAGCGCCATCTCGCCGGCACGCCAATCCTGTGCACCGCCGATGGCGCGCACACCATCCCTGACCTGCCAATCACGCCCGAAGCCCGCCACAACATCCTGTCCATCGCAAAGGAAGTGCTGAACAATATCCTCAAACATTCGCAAGCCGCGCGCGCCACCATCACCATGAGTGTCGAAAACGAGCGTTTTCGCCTCGTCATTGCCGACGACGGACGGGGCTTCGATCCGAACGCGCCCGAAAACAACGAGGGCAACGGCCTCTACAATATGCGAACGCGCATGGCTGAGATTGGAGGACGTGTTGACATAACAAGCAATCCGGGGAATGGTTCGACGATCACAATAGACTCGCCTCTCAAATGCCGCCCGCCCCAATACGGAGGCGGGGCGAACCCCCAGCCAAAAAACCCGGATGCCACTCAAAGTCGCCATTGTTGAAGACCGATCCGAGATCGCGGAGGAGCTCTCCCGCATAATCACGCGCGCGCCCGACATGGAACTCGCCTGCGTGTGCCGCAACTACCGAAGCGCCCTCGCGCGCATTCCCGAGGCGCAGCCGGACGTCGTCATCATGGACATCAACCTGCCCGACGGCTCGGGCATCCAGGCCACCGCCCACATCAAGCGCGTCCTTCCAAAAACCGAGGTTCTCATCCTGACAATCTACGAGGAGACTGACGAAATCTTCAAGGCGCTCGAAGCCGGCGCGAGCGGCTACCTCCTCAAACGCTCGTCATCGGAAGAGCTTCTCGCCGCGCTCAGAAATCTTTCAAAGGGCGAAGTGCCCATGACCGGCGAAATCGCGCGCAAGGTCATCCAGTTTTTTCACAAGGACAAACCCGTGAGCGCCAGCCAAAGCCTCGACGATCCGCTTACCCTGCGCGAAATCGAAATCCTGCAAATGGCCGCGCGCGGACTCTCCGCAAAGGAAATCGCCGCGCAATGCGGCATCGGCGTGCAAACCGTGAACAGCCACCTGCGCAGCATCTACGACAAGCTCCACGTGCACTCCCGCATGGAGGCCGTAAACAAATATTTCGGCTAAAGCTGTTTCGGTTTAAATTGTCGCGAGGAAATGCCTTTTGGTAGGGCGAACTGTCCCCGGTGAGCCGCAACATCCCCGGCTCACATGTCCAGAATCGCGATGCCGTGCGCTTCGAGGTTGACCGTCTTCGCCGTCCTGCCGTTGGCGAGCGTGATGCGCGTGGCTTGCGGCGTGCCGGCGTTGTTGATAACGACGAGCTTTTTGCGCTTCGGAAAATACGTCGCCTCGGTGTTGAGGTTTTCGGAGTGCCACACGCCCCACTTTGCCTCGTGCGCGGCGGCCCAGAAAAGCGCGCGGTGCAACAGGCGCGTGTTTTCGTAGGTGAATTTGAATCCGCTCATATACACCGCGCGACCCTTGCCAAAGGCGTGCGTGGCGAGGCGCGGCGAAGCTTCGCCAGGACGCTCGGCGTGCACATGCGTGTCGCCGTCGAAAACATAAATGTTGTCGATTTCCTTCGGGCCAAAATCGAGCGTCACGTCGGCCAATTCCTCGGTGATAAAATGCTTTGGAGAGAGGTCGTATTTGTAACGTCCGTTGGCGACGCGCTCGCCGTTGTCGCGATCGAGTCCGAGCACGCGCGCGAGGCGGAAGTTTTGCCCGGCCTGCGGGAGCGCGCTTGGCTCTGCAATGCCGATGAGGCCGCCGCCGCGTTGCACGTATTCCGTGATCGCGGTTTCGACGCGCGGGTCGGCCCAATGCGCGCCGCCGCTCCACGCGGTGCCGGCGCGTCCGCAGTTGATGATCGCCTTCACGCCGCGCGGCACGCCGTTTGCGCGATGTCGTCGAGGCTGATGAATTGCACGTCGAGCGGAAGCCCGGAGAGCGCCTCGAGCACGTGGTAGAGTTCGACGTTGGCCATGAAGTGGCCGGAGCACGTCCACGCGCGCAGATCGCCCCACGCGGTGAGCACGGCGACCTTGAACGGCGCGACATGCGGTTTGTCGCCCTTGTGGAATGATTTCAGCAGGCGGAATTCGTTGGCCACTTTTTCAATGTAATCCTGGAAGTCGGCCACGGTTCGACGAGCGAGAGATAGCCGCCGAGGCCGATGCGGTCGATGGGCGCGCGCACGATGCCGCGGCGCGCGTCGATCCAGAAATTTTTCGCGTCGAGCGTGGGGTTGCCGCCGCCGTTTTTTTGGAAGGTGGGCTCGCCCTTGAGTCCGGTCGGGAAAAGATACGGGTGCAGGCGCAGCTCTTTTGTGGACACGCCGCGCGAGTGCGCGCAGAGGCGAACCTCGAAGGCGTTGAACACGCACTTGATGAGGCCGTCGAAACCGAACTCATGGAAGCGCGGGCTGCTCGGTTCGACGCCGATCCAGTTGTCGTCGTAAAAAACGTAGGCGAGCTTCTTGTGCTTGTGGACGAGATCGACGCACTTGCGGCCAAACTCGATCACGAAGTCGTGCATGAACGCCATGTAGTCGCGGTAGCGGCGCGTCGGGGCGTTGTGCGTGGAATTGTAGAGGCCGCCGTTGACGAAATCCTCGGAGGTGAGCTTGTAGCCGTATTTTTTCTCGAAGAGTTTCAGCGCGCGCGGGCTCACGGTCATTTCATAATCGGCCCAGTCGGTATACACGTCGCGCAGCGTTTGTGGTCGGCGCCCCAGAACCACGTTAAATTATAAAACATCGACGTGAAACGCACGACGCGCGTGTCGGCATGGTCGCGCAGCCAGCCGTCGAGATATGCGAGCAGCGCCTTTTGCGTTTCCGGATGCATGGGATCGACGGCGGAGAGATGCTCGCGATCACCCCAGTTGTTGGTGAGTGATTATACATCGAGATTTCCTCCCAGATACGGAACGCGAGAAAATTGACCGTGTACGGTGCCCGGGAGTTGCGCCGGTGATGATGACCGCGCCTTTTTTCGGATCAACGCTCCACTTCGCCTTCGGCACTTCACCGCCCGTGTGCGGTCGAAAACCTGCCACCACTGCTTCGGCGAGTCCTTGACGTTCACGACAAACTGCTCGGTGTAATAACCGTCGAGCAACGAAATCGTGACGGACGGTTTCGCCGCGACAACCGGCCTCGACATGAGGAAATTTTGCTGGAGCTTGTGCGGATTCTTGCGCGCCCAAGGCTGCACGAACGCACGAGGCAGATCGTCGAATAAATCGAATAACCGGATTGCGTGATTCCGGCGAAAGCTGTGTGCCGTCGGAGTCGCGAATGGTGTCGGCGCCC
This genomic interval carries:
- a CDS encoding ligand-binding sensor domain-containing protein is translated as MKPPITRLIPLFLILLAAVPLARAAQTPATNSQQAQSTGPEFIIHNWFVEDGLPHNGINNIVRDSRGFLWIGTLGGLARFDGRNFIEYPIPEDFAHSRYNIRALAIEDENTILLLNAANKLLRLRNGKYELHPANEHLANITPRDLAVDHTGAVWIGTDSPSIMRWSEAGGAGAMEIFDTEAGVTRRNSTFCFVSDENNRTWVAGGDFFGWYEDGELHRYEKQSPRSVMITKARAGGLWVASRDNLARFDTTRGTWNVVLSGKDWPMARAGLQHFYEGKDGVLWLATRRDGVLRLIDGHLKPLALRYDRVHAINEDINNDIWLGIYAAGLVHLKPNRHVILNSDAGLPMDVSTSVSIDETGALWCANQAGGLVRVENGEITVIKAPTRNMPFVINVCADQRGTIWVGTASGLYSTPVKADDGQRVLRHVNPALRGIQTLFCDSKGNLWLSWASSKFAVIKTAW
- a CDS encoding ATP-binding protein — translated: MNEFTAEDGFPGSRVASIAERKTPKGREIWMALENGRLFQVREDAPDGEKKFIAQSLPHGALDAQLHTLFVDSENNLWLGTTSGLVLWREDTPRLFTQDDGLPDNIINQVIADGYGRLWVSSRRGIFHVSIKQLLAAADAPGSPVNATLFGRDDNLEGISGMVGIQPMAWKHRDGNLWFVTYRGVVGFDAVRPPETPKPLPVYIDGIHIDGARVPVPGKGSIHIGPGVGQLELHFAALDFSNPGRVRVRRMLEGFDIDWNDATGELHCAYPNLQPGRYVFRVEAINGDGGASRAETSLVIIVAAAWWQTVWFRAILAFACVALVSWIALKVSNRLLKQRLRRLEHEHALERERTRIARDLHDELGGRVTKIGYIADSLLREDEPTPVKELAQNLVTQSHYLVEDLHGVVWTVNPQNDSWQQLAAYIVRYAQRHLAGTPILCTADGAHTIPDLPITPEARHNILSIAKEVLNNILKHSQAARATITMSVENERFRLVIADDGRGFDPNAPENNEGNGLYNMRTRMAEIGGRVDITSNPGNGSTITIDSPLKCRPPQYGGGANPQPKNPDATQSRHC
- a CDS encoding response regulator transcription factor — encoded protein: MPLKVAIVEDRSEIAEELSRIITRAPDMELACVCRNYRSALARIPEAQPDVVIMDINLPDGSGIQATAHIKRVLPKTEVLILTIYEETDEIFKALEAGASGYLLKRSSSEELLAALRNLSKGEVPMTGEIARKVIQFFHKDKPVSASQSLDDPLTLREIEILQMAARGLSAKEIAAQCGIGVQTVNSHLRSIYDKLHVHSRMEAVNKYFG
- a CDS encoding 1,3-beta-galactosyl-N-acetylhexosamine phosphorylase C-terminal domain-containing protein, encoding MSGFKFTYENTRLLHRALFWAAAHEAKWGVWHSENLNTEATYFPKRKKLVVINNAGTPQATRITLANGRTAKTVNLEAHGIAILDM
- a CDS encoding 1,3-beta-galactosyl-N-acetylhexosamine phosphorylase N-terminal domain-containing protein; translation: MYTDWADYEMTVSPRALKLFEKKYGYKLTSEDFVNGGLYNSTHNAPTRRYRDYMAFMHDFVIEFGRKCVDLVHKHKKLAYVFYDDNWIGVEPSSPRFHEFGFDGLIKCVFNAFEVRLCAHSRGVSTKELRLHPYLFPTGLKGEPTFQKNGGGNPTLDAKNFWIDARRGIVRAPIDRIGLGGYLSLVEPWPTSRITLKKWPTNSAC
- a CDS encoding 1,3-beta-galactosyl-N-acetylhexosamine phosphorylase N-terminal domain-containing protein; protein product: MSRPVVAAKPSVTISLLDGYYTEQFVVNVKDSPKQWWQVFDRTRAVKCRRRSGALIRKKARSSSPAQLPGTVHGQFSRVPYLGGNLDV